AAGCCCGGCCATGACGAAATGGGGGGTGTTCCGGCGCGTGGTACCCACCAACCCCGCTTGCTTTCCGGCCCTTTTGGCCCCAAATAAGGACCGGGAGATTGGCGGTGGACGAGCCACTCGCCAACCGGGTCAGGTCCGGAAGGAAGCAGCCCTAACGAGGTCCGGATCGGGTCGCTCGTCAGTCTCCTACCTGTTTTTCGAGCGAATCGCGCCAGGGGCGGAGAGGTCCGCGCCGTGCGCCTGATTTCGTTCCTTTCCGCAAGCCGGCCCCGAGTGACAATCAATTGCGGATCGACCGATGAGTGATGCTGGCGCTCCCCCCGACAAGTCCGACGGCGCCGGCCAAGGCGGTTTTGCTCTTGGCCAGGGCGAGACCGCCAAGCCCTACCGGGTGCTGGCACGAAAATACCGCCCCTCCAGTTTTGACGACCTGATCGGCCAGGAGGCCATGGTCCGAACCGTTTCGAATGCGTTCGAAACGGGCCGGATTCCGCAGGCCTGGATCCTGACCGGCGTCCGCGGCGTCGGCAAGACCACCACGGCGCGGATTCTCGCCCGCGCGCTCAATTACGAGAAGCCTGATGGCTCGGTGAAGGGGCCGACCATCCACATGCCCGACCTCGGCGTGCACTGCCAGGCGATCATGGAAAGCCGGCACATGGACGTGCTGGAAATGGACGCCGCCTCCCATACCGGCGTCGACGACGTCCGCCAGATCAATGACAGCGTGCGCTATGCGCCGGCCAGCGCCCGCTACAAGATCTACATCATCGACGAAGTCCACATGCTGTCGACGGCGGCCTTCAATGCGTTCCTGAAGACGCTGGAGGAGCCGCCCGAGCACGCCAAATTCGTCTTTGCCACTACGGAAATCCGCAAAGTCCCGGTCACGGTGCTGTCGCGCTGCCAGCGTTTTGATCTCCGCCGGGTCGAGGCGGATGTGCTGATGGGGCATCTCTCCAACATCGCAAAAAAGGAAGGCGTCGAGGTCGAGCCCGAGGCGCTCGGCATCATCGCCCGCGCCGCGGAAGGCTCGGTGCGCGATTCGCTCTCTTTGTTCGATCAGGCGATCGCGCATGCGGCGGGCCTGGTCCGTGCCGACGCCGTGCGGCAGATGCTCGGTCTCGCCGACCGCACCCGGGTGATCGATCTGTTCGAGCATCTGGCGCGCGGTGATATCGCCAGCGCCTTTGGCGAATTCCGTGCCCAATATGACGTCGGCGCCGATCCGGTCGTGGTGCTGTCCGACCTCGCCGAATTCGTCAATTTCGTCACCCGCGTGAAGATCGTCCCCGCCACCGCCGATAACGTCGCGTTCGGCGAGACCGAGCGCGTCCGCGCCCGCGAATTTGCCGCAAAGCTCTCGATGCGGGTGCTGTCGCGGATGTGGCAGATGCTCCTCAAGGGCATCACCGAGGTGCAGACCGCAACCCGGCCGGCCGCCGCCGCCGAAATGGTGCTGGTCCGCATCGCCTATGTCGCCGATTTGCCGACGCCCGACGAGGCGATGAAAATGCTCGACCAGAACGGCGGCGGATCGCAGGTTACCTCCGGCAGCGCTGCACCGTCACGGGCTGCGCCGACTGCACCGGCATCTTCAATGTCTGCCGCTTCGCCGATGCGCGCGCCTGCTTCGCCCCGCTCCGGCGCGGAAGCGTTCGCGCGGCCGCAAATGTCGCCCTCGGCGCAAGCCGAGTCCGCACCCGTGCTGCGGCTCGCCACTTTTCCGCAGCTCGTAGCCCTTTGCCGGCGAGAAGCGCGATATCCTGACCAAGCAGGCGCTGGAATCCGATATGCGCCTCGTTCGCTTCGAGGACGGGCGGCTGGAAGTGGCGCTGGAGCGCAATGCGGCGCGGGGGCTGGTCAACGACCTCTCCCGCAAGCTGGAATTATGGACCGGGCGGCGCTGGACCGTGGTCGTCTCCAACGAGGCGGGCCAGCCGACGCTGCGCTCGCAGAATGAGCAGGCGAGGAACGAGCACGCGCGTGCCGCGGAGGCCGATCCGCGGGTGCAGGAGGTGCTGGCGCGATTTCCCGGCACCAAAGTGGTCGAGGTGCGCCGGCTTGCCGCCGAGCCGCCGGAATCCAATATTAACGCTGACGACCTGAACGAGAGTTCCGACGGCGACGACGACTGATCGAACTCTCAAGAGGACGAACGAATGGCTGATTTCCTCGGCATGATGAAGCAGGCAGCGCAGCTGCAATCCAAGATGCAGGCGATGCAGGAAGAGCTCGGCAACGTCGAGGTCGAGGGCATTTCCGGCGGCGGACTGGTGGCCGTGCGCATGACCGCCAAGATGGAAGTGAGGGGCGTCAAGATCGACCCGTCACTGATGAAGGCGGAAGAGCGCGAGGTGCTCGAAGACCTGCTGGTGACCGCGCACAACGACGCGCGGCGCAAGGCGGAACTGGCGATGCAGGAAAAGATGCAGGCGCTGACCGGCGGGCTCGGCCTGCCCCCCGGACTTGGCCTCACCTGAAATGGCCGCCAGCGTTGCCGGCCCCGAGATCGAACGTCTGATCCAGCTCCTGGCGCGCCTGCCGGGGCTCGGTCCGCGCTCGGCGCGGCGCGCGGCGCTGCACCTGATCAAGAAGCGCGAAGCGCTGATGATGCCGCTCGCGGGCGCCCTGCAGGTCGCGATCGACAAGATTCAGGTCTGCAAGACCTGCGGCAATATCGACACGCAAAATCCCTGCACGGTGTGCACCGACCCGCGCCGCGATCCCTCGACCATCGTCGTGGTCGCCGACGTCGCCGATCTCTGGGCGCTGGAACGGGCGAACGCGACCAACGGCCGCTATCACGTGCTCGGCGCCACATTGTCACCACTCGACGGCGTCGGTCCGCAGGACCTGACCATCGATGCGCTGGTGGCGCGCGCGCACGAATCACAAGTCGGCGAGATCGTTCTGGCGCTGAACGCAACGGTTGATGGCCAGACCACCGCCCATTACATCACCGATCTCCTGCAGGACGCCAACGTCAAGGTGACCCGGCTCGCGCATGGCGTGCCTGTCGGCGGCGAGCTTGATTATCTCGACGAAGGTACGCTATCGGCTGCCATGCGGCAGCGAACGCTGTTTTAGCCAACACAACGGAACTGATCGACATGACGAAACGACGATTCGGCAAGCGCTCCTGTTTTGTTTTCATGATGGCGGTGGCCTTCGCCGCGCCGTCCGCGGGGGCGCAGCAGGCCGATCCGAAGCCCGGCAAGCCGATCAATGCCGGCGATGTCCTGTCCGGTGAACTCAACGCCATGAAGGGCGGCAAGAAGAGCAAGCGCGCCGCGACCTACCAGATCACCAGCGAACCGCGCCGGCTGCCACCGCCGAACGGGCTATGCAATCTCGAAACCGGACCCGAGACGTTCCAGCTCGTCACCTCAAGCGACGCCCAGGCCGCGCAGCTGAAGAACTTCATCGGCAAGGAAATATCCGTCAAGGTCGACGAGGTCGCCTGCGCGCAGGACGCCGGGCAGATGAGCGAAGCCGTCATCACCAAATGGAGCGTGGTGACCAAGCACTAGGATCTTTCACGCGGATCGGGCGCTGGATTATTGTTGTCGGACGAACCTCGTAGCCCGGATGGAGCGAAGCGCAATCCGGGATTTCTTCGCCGCGGTCGGACCTGCCCCGGATTTCGCTTCGCTCCATCCGGGCTACAAGTGACTAAACCTTCACCGGCCCCAGCGCCTCGAAGTGTCCGCGGCGCTGCAGCCAGGCGAGCAGGATCAGGCTCGGGATTGCGACCAGCATGCAGATGACAAAAAACATCGGCCAGCCGGTTGCCTTCGCCACATAGCCTGCGCCCGATGAAAGATACGTCCGCCCTACGGCCGCCAGCGCCGTCAGCAACGCATATTGGGTCGCGGTGTGCAGCGGATTTCGGCACAGTGCCGAGAGATAGGCGACGAAGATCACGGTGCCGATGGCGCTGGTGAAATTTTCCGCCGTGATCGCGAACGCCAGCGCCCACTGATTGACGCCGACAAACGCAAGCCACGAGAACGACAGGTTGGCGACCGCCTGCAGCACACCGCCGATCCACAGGCTCGTCGTCAGCGAATAGCGTCGCGCCACGAAGCCGCCGGCGAAGCCGCCAATCAGGGTCGCCGCGAGGCCGACGCCCTTGACGATCGCGGCATAGTCGTTGCGGGTGAAGCCGAGGTCGATCACGAACGGCGCGGTCATGGTGCCGGAAAACGCGTCGGTGAACTTGAACAACACCACGAAGGCGAGCACCGCGAAGGCGTCGCGGCGGGCCAGGAATTCGGAGAACGCGCCGATCGCGGCATGCAGCACGCGGGTGAACGCGCTTTCACTGCGCGTCGCAGCCTCGGCGCGCGCGGACTGCTCGGGCTCGGTCGCGACAAGGGCCGTGATCGTGCCGATCAGCACCATCGCGGCCATCACCACATAGCCCCACATCCACGCCGCGCTGCGTGTGATGCCGGTGCCCTCGAATCCGCTGACGATGAACAGCGCACCGGCAGTAGAGACCAGCATGCCGATCCGATAGGCCGCGACATAGGACGCCATGCCGGCGGCCTGCTCGCTCTCGGGCAGGCTCTCGACGCGAAACGCGTCGACCACGATGTCCTGGGTGGATGACATGGTCGCGACCAGCAGCGCACCGAGCGCCACGAATAGCGGCGAGCGCGCCGGGTCCGTCAGCGCCAGCAACAGGATCGCTCCGATCAACAGCAATTGCGAAAACACCAGCCAGCCGCGGCGGCGACCGAAGGCGCGGGTGAAAAATGGCACATGCAGCGCATCGACCAGCGGCGCCCAGAGGAATTTCAGCGTGTAGGGTGTGCCGACCATTGCGAACAGCCCGATGGTGACAAGATCGACGCCGGACTCGCGCATCCACACCAGAAGTGTCGAGCCCGATAGCGCCAGCGGCAGTCCGGAGGAGAACCCGAGCATCAGCACGATCAGCACGCGCGGCTGGAGATAGACAGCCAGGCCGTCACGCCAGGAAGGTGAGGGGGGCGGCGTGGCTGATGCTGGGGCGGCGTCAGGTGCTGTCATGAAGAGGTGTTAGCAGAGATTCGGGCCGCAGAAAGACAGTTATCTCCACCCAACGGCTGTCATCGTCCGCGAAGGCGGACGATCCAGTATTCCGCGAAGTCCGTGATTAGCAGTGACGCCTCGGAATACTGGATACCCGCCTTCGCGGGTATGACAGCGGAAACTGGCATGTGCCCGGGAAAGTCAGCCGCCTGCTATGCCCGGATAAAGATCGTCCCAATTCGGATTGAGCTCTTCGATCAGTCGGATTTTCCAAGCTCGATTCCATTTCTTTAGTCGTTTCTCGCGAACTATCGCATTCTCAATATCATCGAACTGTTCGAAATAGACCAGTTTGTGAACGCCATATCGCTTCGTGAAGCCTTTCATGAGTTCGAGACGATGCTCACCAACCCGTCGGATGAGGTCATTCGTCACGCCGATGTAAAGTGTGCCGCCGATGCGGCTGGCGAGAATGTAGACGTAGTAGCTGCGTGCTCCCATCTGCCGTCTCTGGAATACTGGGTCGCCCGGTCAAGCCGGGCGATTTTTGTCGCTGCAGCCCAAGAAATACTACTCCCCCGCCTGCAGCTTGCGCGGGGCGGGGAACAGTTCGGCCGTCTCACTCTTGACGAAGCGCGGCACTTCCACCGGCGCATCGGTCTTGCTGAAATCGAGTTCCTCGATTCGCCCGGCGCGCTTCTCGATCTTGTCGGCGGAAATCAATATCTGCCGAACGTCCTCGTTGACGTCGCCAAAATGCTTCTGCAGCTTCAGCACGCGCTCGCGCAGGCGCCCCAGATCGTCGCCGAGGTTGAGCACCTCGGTGCGGATCTGGTCGGCGGCATCGCGCATGCGCGCGTCTTTCAAAATCTGCTGCATCACCTGGATCGCCAGCATCAAGAGCGAGGGCGACACCAGCACGACGCGGGCGCGGTAGGCCTTCTGGATCACGTCGTCAAAACCGTCGTGGATTTCGGCATAGACCGATTCCGACGGCACGAACATCAGCGCGGTATCCTGGGTCTCGCCGGTGATCAGATATTTCTCGGCGATATCGTTGACGTGTTTCATCACGTCGTTGCGCAGGCGCTGGGTGGCGAATTTGCGCTCCTCGTCGCTGCGCGCGTCGTGCAGCGCGGTCATCGCTTCCAGCGGAAATTTCGCGTCGATGCAAAGCGGGCGCTGGTCGGGCAGGAACACCACGCAATCCGGCCGCTTGCCTGATGAGAGCGTATACTGGAACTCGTAGGAGCCCTGCGGCATGCCGTCCTGCACGATCGCTTCCATCCGCGCCTGGCCGAACGCGCCGCGCGACTGCTTGTTGGCGAGCACGTCGCGCAACGTGGTCACTTGAGACGTCAGGTCGGTGAGGTTCTTGTGCGCGTTGTCGATGATGCCAAGCCGCTCGTGCAGCACACGCAGGCTGTCCATGGTGTGGCGCGTGGTCGCTTCCATCGACTGGCCGACGCGGTGCGTCACCGAATCCAGCCGCTCGTTGACCGCGCGCGCCATCTCGGCCTGGCGGCCGGCCAGCGATTGGGCCATGGCGTCCACCCGGCCGGTCGACTCACTCTGCGCCCGCAGCATCTCGCTCAAGCGCTCTTCCAACTCGTCGGCGCGGATCGCCTGCGCCATCGCCAGTTCCGCACCCCGGCGGCCGGAGCGGGCAATGACGATGGCAATCGTCAGCAGCAGCAGCAAAGCGAGCACGCCAAAACCTGCCAGCGCCTCGCCGACGTGAATCGGCAGATCGCCGACGATGAAGAGAATTTCATTCATGCCCGACTTGTAGCCCGATTCGCCGGCTTTCGCGAACGAAGAGGGAACATTTATGGTAAATGAGGGATTAATTTTCGTGGTTAACGCCGCCTTAAAAATCATGGTTAAGGCCGCCTTAACGGAGGCCCCGGCGCATTGACCGCGACAAATCAGCAGCTTAAATCGCGCGCTATGGCCTTAAGAGAAATCATCATCCTGCCGGACAAGCAATTGCGGCTTGTCTCCAAGCCCGTCGAGAAGGTGACGACGGAGATCCGCAAGCTCGCCGACGATATGTTCGAGACCATGTACGACGCGCCCGGCATTGGGCTCGCGGCGATCCAGGTCGCGCAGCCCTTGCGGCTGATCACCATGGACCTCGCCAAGAAGGACGAGAACGGCGAGACCAAGCCGAGGCCGCGGGTGTTCATCAATCCGGAAATCATCTCCTCGTCCGAGGAATTGTCGGTCTACGAAGAAGGCTGCCTTTCGATCCCCGAATATTACGAGGAGGTCGAGCGCCCGGCGCAGGTTCGCATCCGCTTCACCGATCTCGACGGCAAGGTGCACGAAGAGGACGCCGACGGCCTGTTCGCCACCTGCATCCAGCACGAGATCGACCACCTCAACGGCGTGCTGTTCGTGGACTATCTGTCGAAGCTGAAGCGCGACCGCGTGATGAAGAAATTTACCAAGGCCGCCAAGCGCGCGGCGGAGTAATTCGCGATTCTCTCAGCCGTCATGGCCGGGCTCGTCCCGGCCATCCACGTCCTTCGCGCCAGGAAGGAAGAACGTGGATACCCGGGACAAGCCCGGGCATGACGGATAGACCTAGCTCAGAACGGGTTCGTCCGCGCCATGTCCCTCCGCCTGATCTTCATGGGCACGCCCGATTTCGCGGTGCCGACGCTGCTGGAACTCGTCGCCCACGGCCACGAGGTCGTGGCCGTCTACACCCGCGCGCCGAAGCCGGCGGGGCGCGGCATGAAGCTGCAGCCGACGCCAGTCGAACAGGAAGCGCGGCGGCTCGGGATTCCCGTGCTGACGCCGACGACGCTGAAGACCCCGGAAGCGCTCGACGAATTTCGCGCGCACCATGCCGATGCGGCCGTCGTCGTCGCCTACGGCATGATCCTGCCGCAGGCCATCCTCGATGCGCCACCGCTCGGCTGCTTCAACCTGCATGCCTCGCTGCTGCCGCGCTGGCGTGGCGCCGCGCCGATCAACCGCGCGATCATGGCAGGTGATGCCGAGAGCGGCGTGATGGTGATGAAGATGGATATAGGCCTCGACACCGGCGATGTCGCGATGGCCGAGCGGCTGGCGATCACGGACACCATGACCGCCGCCGATCTGCATGATGCGCTGGCGCCGCTCGGCGCCGACTTGATGGTGCGCGCGATGGGTGGGCTCGCTCGCGGCGGGCTGCAACTCCAGAAACAGAGCGAAGACGGCGTCACCTACGCGGCCAAGATCGAGAAGGCCGAAGCGCGGATCGACTGGACGCGGCCCGCGCGCGAAGTGCTGCGGCACATTCACGGGCTGTCACCGTTTCCCGGCGCCTGGTGCGAGCTGCCGGCGGAAGCGGAACCGGTACGCCTCAAGATATTGCGCTGTGAGCTCGTCAACGGCTCGGGTGCGCCCGGCGACGTGCTTGACGACAATCTTGCCATCGCCTGCGGCGACCGCGCCATTCGTATCATCGAGCTGCAGCGCGCCGGCAAGGCGCCGATGAAGGCCGCGGAATTCCTGCGTGGCACGGCACTGAAGCCTCCCGCGCGGCTAAACTGATGCCCCGCTACAAACTCATCATCGAATATGACGGCACGCCGTTCTCGGGCTGGCAGATCCAGGACAACGCGCCGACCGTGCAGAGCGCGCTGGAGACGGCGGTAAAGGCGATCTGCGGCGAGGACGTGCGCGTCCATGGCTCGGGGCGCACCGATGCCGGGGTGCATGCGCTGGCGCAGGTCGCGCATTGCGATATCGAAAAGCCGTTTCCGCCAGGGCGGCTGCGCGATGGGCTGAACGCGCATCTGCGTCCGCATCCGATTGGCGTGCTCTCGGCGGAAATCGTTGCCGATGATTTCGAAGCGCGTTTCTCCGCCAAAAGGCGTCACTACCGCTACCGCATCACCAACCACCGCGCCAATCTCGCGCTCGACATCAAGCGAAGCTGGCGGATACCGCGTCATCTCGATACGGACGCGATGCACATCGCCGCCCAACGCCTGCTCGGCAAGCACGATTTCACGACCTTTCGCGACACCGAATGCCAGGCGAAATCGCCGGAGAAGACACTCGACCAGCTCGACGTGATCAGGGACGGCGACGAGGTTTCGATCCTCACCTCCGCGCGGTCGTTCCTGCACAGCCAGGTGCGCTCGATGGTTGGCTCGCTGGTCTGGGTCGGCGAAGGCCGCTGGAGCGCCGACGACCTCGCCGCCGCACTCGCCGCGCGCAACCGCGCCGCCTGCGGCCCCGTGGCGCCGCCGGAGGGGCTCTATCTGGTGCGGGTGGAGTATTGATTCAGTGATCTGCAGAAGCGGCTCTCAACCGCTTCTGCATTGCTGAGACTCGTCCCTCATTTCCGATCAAGCCCGCCCAACTTCGTCAGGCAACGATCCCGAAGCCCCGCCATTTCACCGGAGAGACTATCGCGGTTACGGAATCCGAGCCGGCGACCTTCATGCAGAATGCAGGTGCTGAGGAGAGTTTTTTCATCGATTTCACGAGCGCGAACCCCGAAGGAATTGATCAATCCAGAGAGCATACAGCCGTGCACATCGGATTTTTCGGATAGCAAGACAATCGTCAGGAAAATGTCTTGCGCGTCGTCCGATCTTGTCGCCGTGAGGCATTTTATGTCGTCAACGAGTCGATTCTCCAGATCGCCGATTATGTCATCCGGGATGCCCAAGCTGCGGAAAGCTTGCTTGTCGTTCTTGAGGCGGGTGAATACCTTTGTGTCGTGAAAGATCGCAATCGAAGAGCTCTTCTTTGGGGTGTGCTCTATCGTCAGCCCTGCCGCCACGGCTAAGCGATCGAGGCTCCTCTCAACCAGGGGACGCCTATCAAGAGCGAGATCTCCAATGTCAAAGTAGTTAAACGAGGGATCGCTTCGCGAAAGGGCCACGACCTCGCCGGTCGCCTTGATGCGAGCCCAGACAAAGTCATCAAGAATCTGAATATCTTGAGTGTGGGCGGAAAAGCATCCAAAACTTGCGACCAGTGCTCCAACTGCCGACAAAATCCGGCGACGGCACATGTTGAGGTTGCTCTGCCTCGTGCTCACTCAAAATACCTGTCCAGCACTCCGCGATAGATCTTCGTCAGTTTCTCCAGATCCGACACCGGCGTGCGTTCGTCGATCTGGTGCATGGTCTGGCCGACCAGACCGAACTCGATCACCGGGCAATAGCCCGAGATAAAGCGCGCATCCGAGGTGCCGCCGGAGGTGGAGAGCTCCGGCTTGCGCCCCGTGACTTCCTCGATCGCGCTGACAGCGAGATCGGTCAAGGCGCCGGGTTTTGTCACGAACACGTTTGAGTTGGAATATTCCCAGACGATACGGGCGCGGATGCGGTTGCCGCAGGCTTTGGCCAGGCGTTCCTCGACCAGCGCGCGCAGCGTCTCCTGGGTGTGGTTGTCGTTGAAGCGGATGTTGAACTTTGCGCGCGCCTGCCCGGGGATCACATTGCTTGCGGTGTTGCCGACGTCGACGGACGTGAATTCGAGGTTGGAAGCCTGAAACTGCGCGCTGCCGTGATCGAGCGGCTCGTCGGAGAGCGCCACGATCAGCCGCGAAATATCCGGCACTGGATTGGCCGCGCGGTGCGGATAGGCGACGTGGCCCTGCACGCCGTCGACATAGAGCGTACCGGATTGCGAGCCGCGGCGGCCGATCTTGATGCAGTCGCCTAAGACCTCAACATTGGAAGGTTCGCCCAGCACGCAATGATCGAATTTCTCGCCGCGCTCGGCGCACCATTTCAACAGCTTGATGGTCCCGTTGACGGAAATGTCCTCCTCGTCGCCGGTGATCAGAAACGAGATCGAGCCCTTCGGCTTGCCGCCGACGTCGGCGAGATATTGCAGCACCGCCGCGACGCTGCAGGCGATGCCGCCCTTCATATCGACCGCGCCGCGGCCATAGAGGAAACCGTCCTTCACCTCGCCCGAGAACGCGCCGAGCGTCCACGCGGTTTCGTCGCCGGGCGGCACCACGTCGGTATGTCCGGCAAAGGTGATGTGCGGCGCGCTGTCGCCGATGCGGGCGTAGAGGTTGTCGATGTCCGATGTGCCGGGCTCGCCGAAGGTGACGCGATGCACCTCGAAGCCGGCGTCCTTCAGCAGGCGTTCGAGGACGCCGAGCGCGCCGGCATCGGCAGGAGTGACGGACGGGCAGCGGACGAGGTCGCGGGTAATGGTAACGGCGTCATTCATACCCCGGCTTAACACGCCAAACCGGCGGCGGGCCAGCCTTGTGCGGCACCATTTCGATCTCGCTCTGCTGGTCCCACGGCGGCCGCGTATCGGGCCGCGGCTTCGGTGCAAGCGGGTCGGCGCCGAACCGGTTGGTCTTACGCGAGCCCTTCAGACAGTACATCTCGATGAAGCCCCACAGGTAGAGCGCACCCGTGGCAAACGCGAGCGGCAGGTCGGCAGGTGAATCCGGAAGCCGGTCTGCAAACTGGTTGTAGAGGCCGGGCACCGCGAAGAACGGCACCATCCACCAGCCGCTCTTGTCGCGGTCATGCAGCCTCTTGATGGAGATCGCGAAATAGACCCACATCAGCGGCGATGTCACGAACAGCTTGACGACGAGCCGGGGCAGGTCGGCCCATGTCAGCGACCGGTACGCTTCGGGATCGACGAGCTTGAAGAGATCCGAGGCGCCGAAATGGAAGGCTGTGCCGCCGCCGAACAGGCTGTGGATCGCAGCGATCGCCGTCCCCACCGCCATCATCAGCGCCAAGAGCACCAGCCCCGCGAGCCACAATTTGGCGCGGTTGATACGGCCGTCAAAGCGGAACAGGTACCAGGTCCAGTCCATGCGAAACTCCGCAGCCGCGGCAAACCGCGGCTCCGGACATTGGTCGCATGGGCGGCCGATCGGTTCGAACGCTACCGCTCGACCCGGTAGACCCGCTGGCCGTCGATGACGAGAACTTGCCCGTCATCCGCTGCCGGCGCCGCAGCGCTCGGCGCGGGCATAGCGAGCGGCCCAGGGCCGGCCGTAGGCCGCGGCTGTGGTGCCACGAA
This portion of the Bradyrhizobium sp. AZCC 2262 genome encodes:
- a CDS encoding YbaB/EbfC family nucleoid-associated protein, producing the protein MADFLGMMKQAAQLQSKMQAMQEELGNVEVEGISGGGLVAVRMTAKMEVRGVKIDPSLMKAEEREVLEDLLVTAHNDARRKAELAMQEKMQALTGGLGLPPGLGLT
- the recR gene encoding recombination mediator RecR — its product is MAASVAGPEIERLIQLLARLPGLGPRSARRAALHLIKKREALMMPLAGALQVAIDKIQVCKTCGNIDTQNPCTVCTDPRRDPSTIVVVADVADLWALERANATNGRYHVLGATLSPLDGVGPQDLTIDALVARAHESQVGEIVLALNATVDGQTTAHYITDLLQDANVKVTRLAHGVPVGGELDYLDEGTLSAAMRQRTLF
- a CDS encoding AmpG family muropeptide MFS transporter, with product MTAPDAAPASATPPPSPSWRDGLAVYLQPRVLIVLMLGFSSGLPLALSGSTLLVWMRESGVDLVTIGLFAMVGTPYTLKFLWAPLVDALHVPFFTRAFGRRRGWLVFSQLLLIGAILLLALTDPARSPLFVALGALLVATMSSTQDIVVDAFRVESLPESEQAAGMASYVAAYRIGMLVSTAGALFIVSGFEGTGITRSAAWMWGYVVMAAMVLIGTITALVATEPEQSARAEAATRSESAFTRVLHAAIGAFSEFLARRDAFAVLAFVVLFKFTDAFSGTMTAPFVIDLGFTRNDYAAIVKGVGLAATLIGGFAGGFVARRYSLTTSLWIGGVLQAVANLSFSWLAFVGVNQWALAFAITAENFTSAIGTVIFVAYLSALCRNPLHTATQYALLTALAAVGRTYLSSGAGYVAKATGWPMFFVICMLVAIPSLILLAWLQRRGHFEALGPVKV
- a CDS encoding GIY-YIG nuclease family protein yields the protein MGARSYYVYILASRIGGTLYIGVTNDLIRRVGEHRLELMKGFTKRYGVHKLVYFEQFDDIENAIVREKRLKKWNRAWKIRLIEELNPNWDDLYPGIAGG
- a CDS encoding DNA recombination protein RmuC; amino-acid sequence: MNEILFIVGDLPIHVGEALAGFGVLALLLLLTIAIVIARSGRRGAELAMAQAIRADELEERLSEMLRAQSESTGRVDAMAQSLAGRQAEMARAVNERLDSVTHRVGQSMEATTRHTMDSLRVLHERLGIIDNAHKNLTDLTSQVTTLRDVLANKQSRGAFGQARMEAIVQDGMPQGSYEFQYTLSSGKRPDCVVFLPDQRPLCIDAKFPLEAMTALHDARSDEERKFATQRLRNDVMKHVNDIAEKYLITGETQDTALMFVPSESVYAEIHDGFDDVIQKAYRARVVLVSPSLLMLAIQVMQQILKDARMRDAADQIRTEVLNLGDDLGRLRERVLKLQKHFGDVNEDVRQILISADKIEKRAGRIEELDFSKTDAPVEVPRFVKSETAELFPAPRKLQAGE
- the def gene encoding peptide deformylase, translated to MALREIIILPDKQLRLVSKPVEKVTTEIRKLADDMFETMYDAPGIGLAAIQVAQPLRLITMDLAKKDENGETKPRPRVFINPEIISSSEELSVYEEGCLSIPEYYEEVERPAQVRIRFTDLDGKVHEEDADGLFATCIQHEIDHLNGVLFVDYLSKLKRDRVMKKFTKAAKRAAE
- the fmt gene encoding methionyl-tRNA formyltransferase; this translates as MSLRLIFMGTPDFAVPTLLELVAHGHEVVAVYTRAPKPAGRGMKLQPTPVEQEARRLGIPVLTPTTLKTPEALDEFRAHHADAAVVVAYGMILPQAILDAPPLGCFNLHASLLPRWRGAAPINRAIMAGDAESGVMVMKMDIGLDTGDVAMAERLAITDTMTAADLHDALAPLGADLMVRAMGGLARGGLQLQKQSEDGVTYAAKIEKAEARIDWTRPAREVLRHIHGLSPFPGAWCELPAEAEPVRLKILRCELVNGSGAPGDVLDDNLAIACGDRAIRIIELQRAGKAPMKAAEFLRGTALKPPARLN
- the truA gene encoding tRNA pseudouridine(38-40) synthase TruA, coding for MPRYKLIIEYDGTPFSGWQIQDNAPTVQSALETAVKAICGEDVRVHGSGRTDAGVHALAQVAHCDIEKPFPPGRLRDGLNAHLRPHPIGVLSAEIVADDFEARFSAKRRHYRYRITNHRANLALDIKRSWRIPRHLDTDAMHIAAQRLLGKHDFTTFRDTECQAKSPEKTLDQLDVIRDGDEVSILTSARSFLHSQVRSMVGSLVWVGEGRWSADDLAAALAARNRAACGPVAPPEGLYLVRVEY
- the dapE gene encoding succinyl-diaminopimelate desuccinylase, translated to MNDAVTITRDLVRCPSVTPADAGALGVLERLLKDAGFEVHRVTFGEPGTSDIDNLYARIGDSAPHITFAGHTDVVPPGDETAWTLGAFSGEVKDGFLYGRGAVDMKGGIACSVAAVLQYLADVGGKPKGSISFLITGDEEDISVNGTIKLLKWCAERGEKFDHCVLGEPSNVEVLGDCIKIGRRGSQSGTLYVDGVQGHVAYPHRAANPVPDISRLIVALSDEPLDHGSAQFQASNLEFTSVDVGNTASNVIPGQARAKFNIRFNDNHTQETLRALVEERLAKACGNRIRARIVWEYSNSNVFVTKPGALTDLAVSAIEEVTGRKPELSTSGGTSDARFISGYCPVIEFGLVGQTMHQIDERTPVSDLEKLTKIYRGVLDRYFE
- a CDS encoding DUF805 domain-containing protein, whose translation is MDWTWYLFRFDGRINRAKLWLAGLVLLALMMAVGTAIAAIHSLFGGGTAFHFGASDLFKLVDPEAYRSLTWADLPRLVVKLFVTSPLMWVYFAISIKRLHDRDKSGWWMVPFFAVPGLYNQFADRLPDSPADLPLAFATGALYLWGFIEMYCLKGSRKTNRFGADPLAPKPRPDTRPPWDQQSEIEMVPHKAGPPPVWRVKPGYE